One window of Gemmatimonadaceae bacterium genomic DNA carries:
- a CDS encoding MerR family transcriptional regulator, with protein sequence MRPTNASARAAPSARSVRFYVANGLLDRPEGTGTAATYNYRHLLQLLSIKIRQREGQSLEKIKGEMKDLTGDVLERRIATSLAPALNSGADNTVMNEDSQTHTWRRAPVADGIELHIRDDVPAAREEAVIAMREAVRAALGRSDIR encoded by the coding sequence ATGCGGCCCACCAACGCATCCGCACGCGCTGCACCGAGCGCGCGCTCGGTGAGGTTCTACGTCGCCAACGGATTGCTCGACCGGCCCGAAGGCACCGGAACGGCGGCAACGTACAACTACCGCCACCTGCTTCAACTCCTGTCGATCAAGATCCGGCAACGCGAAGGCCAGAGTCTGGAAAAGATCAAGGGAGAGATGAAAGACCTCACCGGCGACGTTCTCGAACGCCGCATTGCGACATCTCTCGCACCCGCCCTCAACTCGGGCGCCGACAACACTGTCATGAATGAGGACAGCCAGACGCACACCTGGCGCAGAGCTCCGGTCGCGGATGGAATCGAGCTTCACATCCGGGACGACGTGCCAGCCGCGCGCGAGGAAGCGGTCATCGCAATGCGAGAAGCAGTGCGCGCCGCGCTAGGTCGGTCTGATATCCGGTAA
- a CDS encoding replication initiator protein A: MLDRSLEALPIFRLSDSADESTITYSPPSGGRWRVLPSPGDRLPGTFDQDVYVEILHRYGESGFPADGTVSFTLHAFLRSIGRRVDGRTYEQLRSALNRLEKTTLESSGVYVAARSATPLDDRFTILTSIAIDRRRLADREQFTLFPVLSAAEPGDARVTISPLIRENIAIGCTATILSSQYQSLNSPVARRLYRLLEVAREAGTVAWRVALDELASQLPLSQRYPSHLQRVLQPAHEMLVGAGLVRSAAFRQVARDWFVDYVLAGRNG, translated from the coding sequence ATGCTCGATCGTTCGCTCGAAGCACTGCCGATATTCCGGCTGAGCGATTCCGCCGATGAATCGACCATAACTTACTCACCACCGTCAGGTGGGCGCTGGCGGGTTTTGCCAAGCCCGGGTGACCGCCTGCCGGGGACGTTCGATCAGGATGTCTATGTGGAAATCCTGCATCGATACGGAGAGTCAGGCTTCCCCGCTGACGGCACGGTGAGTTTTACGCTGCACGCTTTTCTCCGGTCCATCGGCCGGAGAGTCGACGGCAGAACTTACGAACAGCTGCGTTCTGCCCTTAACCGACTCGAAAAAACCACCCTCGAATCGAGTGGTGTCTACGTTGCGGCCCGCAGCGCTACACCCTTGGACGATCGATTCACGATTCTGACATCGATTGCGATCGATCGAAGACGCCTGGCCGATCGCGAGCAGTTCACTCTGTTTCCAGTACTCAGTGCGGCCGAGCCGGGCGACGCCCGCGTGACTATTTCTCCCCTCATCCGTGAGAACATCGCTATCGGGTGCACCGCTACCATCCTGTCATCACAGTACCAGTCGCTGAACAGTCCTGTCGCACGCCGTTTGTACAGGCTGCTCGAGGTAGCGCGCGAAGCAGGCACTGTTGCCTGGCGTGTCGCACTCGACGAGCTCGCCAGTCAGCTTCCACTCTCACAACGATATCCGTCCCATCTTCAGCGGGTGCTCCAGCCCGCGCACGAAATGCTCGTCGGCGCCGGTCTCGTACGCAGCGCCGCGTTTCGTCAGGTCGCACGCGACTGGTTCGTCGATTACGTGCTTGCCGGCCGCAACGGATAG
- a CDS encoding phospholipase D-like domain-containing protein yields the protein MEFLKYGGLLLLVVMVLAFMLIGILSVTRGGTVKIVVAEGDDQAPCDVRNPHFLRLIELFTETHIEAGNKVDLLLNGEGTYPRLWKDLESAKQTLTVQLYYSQPGAVADTMAKHLSERAKAGVRVLLLLDAFGSEPLPDEWIEGLRASGVRVNWLRPIKWYTLHKTAQRSHVRAIVIDGRVGYTGGFGLADYWLGDGRHADQWRETNVRFEGPAVAALQAAFAAGWVETTEGELLTGEMFFPPIEIEGGGNVNAGLMHSMPTIGSTPGEHLIALTIAAAEKTLYIANAYFVPNVDFCTSLVKAAKKGVDVRVLTVSAETDVKTTWYAGRASYEGLLEGGVRIYEYLPAMMHAKTIVVDSVWACVGSMNFDNRSIAFNNESQIIALDDNVGQRMQEIFLEDLNYAEEINLETFRNRPLKGKIYEWGAQKLRRVL from the coding sequence ATGGAATTCCTGAAATACGGCGGATTGCTGTTGCTCGTTGTAATGGTGCTGGCGTTCATGCTGATCGGGATTCTCTCGGTGACGCGTGGGGGCACGGTCAAGATCGTTGTGGCGGAGGGAGATGACCAAGCACCCTGTGATGTAAGGAATCCTCACTTCCTTCGTCTGATCGAGCTATTCACAGAAACGCATATCGAAGCGGGGAACAAAGTGGATCTCCTTTTGAACGGGGAAGGCACATACCCTCGTCTGTGGAAGGACCTCGAATCGGCAAAGCAGACGCTGACGGTGCAGCTCTACTATTCCCAGCCTGGTGCAGTGGCAGACACGATGGCGAAACATCTCTCAGAGCGTGCAAAAGCGGGGGTACGCGTTCTGCTTCTGCTCGATGCTTTCGGCTCGGAGCCGCTCCCGGACGAGTGGATCGAAGGACTCCGGGCGTCTGGCGTCAGAGTGAACTGGCTGCGGCCCATCAAATGGTACACGTTGCACAAGACCGCGCAGCGGTCGCACGTGAGGGCGATAGTGATCGACGGTCGGGTGGGATACACCGGGGGCTTCGGGCTGGCCGACTACTGGCTTGGCGATGGGCGTCATGCGGACCAGTGGCGTGAAACCAACGTTCGTTTCGAGGGGCCGGCGGTAGCAGCGCTACAGGCGGCGTTCGCAGCGGGCTGGGTGGAGACGACCGAAGGCGAGCTGCTCACTGGAGAAATGTTCTTCCCTCCGATAGAGATCGAGGGGGGAGGAAACGTCAACGCTGGCCTCATGCACAGCATGCCCACCATAGGAAGTACGCCGGGCGAACATTTAATAGCTCTGACAATCGCCGCCGCAGAAAAGACGCTCTACATCGCAAATGCGTATTTCGTCCCTAACGTCGATTTTTGCACCTCGCTGGTGAAAGCGGCAAAAAAGGGCGTCGATGTTCGAGTTCTCACCGTGAGCGCAGAAACGGACGTGAAGACTACGTGGTACGCAGGGCGGGCATCGTACGAAGGGCTGCTGGAGGGAGGCGTCAGGATCTACGAGTATTTGCCAGCGATGATGCATGCCAAGACGATCGTGGTCGACAGCGTCTGGGCGTGTGTCGGGTCGATGAACTTCGACAATCGATCGATCGCGTTCAACAACGAATCACAGATTATCGCCCTTGACGACAACGTCGGTCAGCGGATGCAGGAAATTTTTCTTGAAGATCTCAACTATGCCGAAGAAATAAATCTCGAGACATTCCGCAATCGGCCGTTAAAAGGAAAGATTTACGAATGGGGCGCGCAAAAACTGAGACGAGTTCTGTAA
- a CDS encoding DEAD/DEAH box helicase, with amino-acid sequence MMRRFHPIVRKWFSETLGAPSEPQRLGWPAIAGGEHALILAPTGTGKTLAAFLWELNALIIEGMKEPLANGVHLLYVSPLKALNNDIQRNLETPLANLRQRFETAGHAFPEIRIGVRTGDTSASARAKMLRESPHILITTPESLNILLTSIRGRGMFGLTRVVIIDEIHAIAGSKRGAHLSLTLERLEKLTLRAPQRIGLSATQRPLEEVARFLGGCEAETSGETKFRPVTVVDCGLVKTMDISVESPVADLASVGGSVWPAVSSLVLGHIRESRTTLVFVNNRAQAERIAARVNALAEYEIAQPYHGSIARERRQDLEEKLKAGLLKALITTSSLELGIDIGSVDLVIQLQSPKRVAAGLQRIGRSGHTLGAASRGIFVPTFRDDAMEIAAIVAAMRAGEVEPTRVVQNALDVLAQVIVAAASVDDWIASELYVLVRRAYPYHRLTQAAFDEVLSMLSGKYPADIASELEARVTWDRVTGRVSAGRSARMTAVISGGTIPDRGLYTVNLPDRTRLGELDEEFVHESRVGDVFQLGSTTWRIAAIEHDRVIVHPAPGMAARMPFWHGEYGTRSLELSHRVGALRREIAAGADLPMLEKNYGCDAATSTSLLHYVGAQRAATGIVPDDRNIVVEQFRDETGAVRVVIHAAFGGRVNAPWAMALTQRVRETLGGSDVQVQTTDDGIMLRLPSLGRPVPVASLMGLSSKEAQLLVMEEIGATSLFGARFRMNAARALLLPRGNPRRRMPLWLQRLKALDLLQTVSQFPSFPILVETYRDVLQDAFDMDGLFSVLNGIEGGTIQVHIVETLVPSPFAASLQFGFVMDWMYGDDTPRAEQRAALLSLDRSLLDEVMGEEAGDDITLDTIIQIVAERGGYAKGRRARSVDDLAHLLDRAGDLTADELRARVAMPDEGVRGDPFGELMSQGRVMAIPFSTSEGARWRSILVEAYPRYVSAFGSEAMARVRSGAGQGAGDSGGMSPGAAVEEVDAGDLVPAVLLTGAMTTAAARREILARYLALSGPVSVEEIAGRYGWEHAWIEARLTEWQRSGKLVRGKFRRDFPNPEWCSRRVAEVARRRALAALRREIEAVDLPVFVELMQRWQHVEPGERLSGVEGVATVMRQLYGFSRPALNWERDYLRARVSGYQPQWLTQFAAGGEAVWVAEVSSKSETGVLALSRLRFFERGTGALWLPSDDEDETDVRLSENARSVRAVIERDGASFTSELELATGLTNLSVKESLRELAAAGDITNDTIDALREIIRWRPVKPVDTRDATSWLPPEFTPSANRPITQRRPNVRRLPKWSRPDRPGAPGAPGAAGAAGRGWAGRWSLVRRGGNLGAQLNEGAKATRIARQWLDRYAIVSRECWRRERPPVSWRAVYQELKRLEFRGEARRGYFVRGLSGAQFATPQAIELLRAIAGEDADEKPFVVIAVSDPANVYNFPVDIVDRDPLSRPRGSGALLVTRGGRVALSVEGRGRRVVIAEWMRKEDVDSAKAVLADHLKGERGARYLMLPDIRPT; translated from the coding sequence ATGATGCGCCGCTTTCATCCGATTGTTCGAAAGTGGTTCTCTGAAACTCTCGGCGCGCCGAGCGAGCCGCAGCGTCTGGGGTGGCCGGCCATCGCGGGCGGGGAGCACGCGCTCATACTTGCTCCAACCGGAACGGGCAAGACGCTGGCCGCATTCCTGTGGGAGTTGAATGCGCTGATCATCGAGGGAATGAAGGAGCCGCTCGCGAACGGCGTTCACCTTCTCTACGTCTCGCCTCTCAAGGCGCTGAATAACGACATTCAGCGAAACCTCGAGACACCGCTCGCGAACCTGCGACAAAGATTTGAAACTGCGGGTCACGCTTTCCCGGAAATCCGGATTGGTGTGCGCACGGGCGACACCAGCGCCTCGGCCCGCGCAAAAATGCTTCGGGAGTCGCCCCATATTCTCATTACGACCCCGGAATCGCTGAACATTCTGCTCACGAGTATCAGGGGCAGGGGAATGTTCGGCCTCACACGAGTTGTGATCATCGACGAGATCCATGCAATCGCGGGAAGCAAACGCGGTGCTCATCTCTCGCTTACCCTCGAGCGGCTCGAGAAGCTTACGCTGCGCGCACCGCAGCGAATTGGATTATCCGCAACCCAGCGGCCGCTCGAGGAAGTGGCGCGGTTCCTTGGAGGATGCGAAGCTGAAACCAGCGGTGAGACGAAATTTCGACCCGTCACGGTGGTGGATTGCGGGTTGGTCAAGACAATGGACATCTCCGTCGAGTCTCCGGTGGCGGACCTCGCCAGTGTTGGAGGGAGTGTCTGGCCCGCGGTTTCGTCGCTGGTGCTTGGCCATATTCGCGAATCGCGAACGACACTTGTTTTCGTGAACAACCGGGCGCAGGCAGAGCGTATCGCGGCACGTGTTAATGCGCTGGCGGAATATGAGATCGCACAGCCGTATCATGGATCGATTGCAAGAGAGCGGCGTCAGGATCTCGAAGAGAAGCTCAAGGCCGGATTGCTGAAAGCGCTTATTACGACAAGCTCTCTCGAGCTCGGCATCGACATCGGTTCTGTCGATCTGGTAATTCAGCTTCAGTCACCGAAACGAGTCGCGGCCGGGTTGCAGCGAATAGGACGCTCGGGGCACACTCTCGGGGCTGCAAGCCGTGGGATATTCGTTCCAACATTCCGGGATGATGCGATGGAGATTGCCGCGATTGTTGCGGCAATGCGAGCCGGCGAGGTTGAGCCAACGCGAGTAGTGCAGAACGCTCTGGATGTGCTCGCTCAGGTCATCGTAGCGGCTGCGTCGGTCGACGACTGGATTGCGTCGGAACTTTATGTGCTGGTGCGACGTGCCTATCCGTATCATCGCCTCACACAGGCTGCGTTCGACGAGGTATTGTCGATGTTGTCGGGGAAGTATCCGGCGGATATCGCCAGCGAGCTGGAGGCACGAGTCACCTGGGATCGGGTGACGGGGCGGGTCAGCGCGGGCCGATCTGCGCGGATGACGGCCGTGATTTCCGGTGGCACAATCCCCGATCGCGGCCTGTACACGGTGAATCTGCCGGACCGCACGCGGCTGGGCGAGCTCGACGAGGAATTCGTGCACGAATCGCGGGTGGGCGACGTGTTTCAACTCGGGTCGACGACGTGGCGAATTGCGGCCATCGAGCACGATCGCGTAATCGTTCATCCAGCGCCGGGAATGGCGGCGCGGATGCCTTTCTGGCACGGCGAATACGGCACTCGATCGCTCGAACTGAGTCACCGTGTGGGTGCATTGAGACGGGAGATAGCGGCTGGAGCGGACCTGCCAATGCTCGAAAAGAATTATGGATGCGACGCCGCGACATCCACCTCGCTTCTGCATTACGTCGGTGCGCAGCGCGCTGCAACAGGAATAGTTCCCGACGATCGCAACATCGTGGTCGAACAATTTCGTGATGAGACCGGCGCGGTTCGCGTGGTAATTCACGCGGCGTTCGGTGGCCGGGTGAATGCGCCCTGGGCCATGGCTCTGACGCAGCGCGTCAGGGAGACGCTGGGTGGAAGCGACGTGCAGGTACAAACGACGGATGATGGCATAATGCTGCGGCTGCCCAGTCTCGGCAGGCCTGTTCCGGTAGCATCGCTGATGGGACTGTCGTCGAAGGAAGCGCAACTTCTGGTGATGGAGGAGATTGGCGCGACATCTCTCTTCGGAGCGCGCTTCAGAATGAACGCGGCGCGTGCGCTGCTGTTACCCCGGGGAAATCCGCGCCGGCGCATGCCACTCTGGCTTCAGAGATTGAAGGCGCTCGATCTTCTCCAGACTGTGAGTCAGTTCCCGAGCTTCCCGATTCTCGTGGAAACGTATCGGGACGTACTGCAGGACGCCTTCGATATGGATGGTCTTTTCAGTGTACTGAATGGCATCGAGGGAGGAACGATACAAGTGCACATCGTCGAGACCCTGGTTCCATCTCCATTCGCGGCCAGCCTGCAGTTTGGTTTCGTAATGGACTGGATGTACGGAGACGATACTCCGCGCGCGGAACAGAGAGCAGCGTTGCTCTCACTCGACCGGTCTCTTCTCGATGAAGTAATGGGAGAGGAGGCCGGGGACGACATTACGCTCGACACCATCATTCAGATCGTCGCGGAACGCGGAGGCTATGCTAAGGGACGGCGGGCGCGAAGTGTCGACGATCTTGCTCATCTGCTCGACAGGGCGGGCGATCTCACGGCAGACGAGCTACGCGCCCGTGTAGCCATGCCGGATGAGGGAGTGCGAGGAGATCCTTTCGGCGAACTGATGAGCCAGGGACGGGTTATGGCTATTCCCTTTTCGACCTCCGAGGGAGCCCGGTGGAGGTCGATCCTCGTGGAAGCATATCCGCGATACGTGTCGGCATTCGGGTCTGAGGCGATGGCCCGGGTTCGTTCTGGTGCTGGGCAAGGCGCCGGCGATTCTGGAGGCATGAGCCCCGGGGCTGCCGTTGAGGAAGTGGACGCAGGCGACCTCGTGCCGGCCGTCCTGCTGACCGGAGCGATGACGACGGCGGCGGCGCGACGGGAAATTCTCGCGAGATATCTTGCTTTGAGCGGGCCGGTGTCGGTGGAGGAGATTGCCGGAAGGTACGGTTGGGAACATGCGTGGATCGAAGCGCGTCTCACGGAATGGCAGCGATCAGGGAAACTGGTACGGGGGAAGTTTCGGCGGGATTTTCCGAATCCCGAGTGGTGCAGCAGGCGGGTTGCGGAGGTTGCGCGGCGCCGGGCACTCGCAGCGTTGCGGAGGGAGATCGAGGCCGTCGACCTGCCGGTCTTCGTCGAGCTGATGCAGCGCTGGCAGCACGTTGAGCCCGGCGAGCGCCTCAGCGGAGTGGAGGGCGTCGCGACGGTGATGCGGCAGCTTTATGGATTTTCCCGTCCGGCGCTGAACTGGGAGCGCGATTACCTGAGAGCGCGGGTGTCGGGATATCAGCCGCAATGGCTCACGCAGTTTGCTGCGGGGGGTGAAGCTGTATGGGTTGCGGAGGTCAGTTCCAAATCGGAGACCGGAGTTCTCGCATTGTCCCGCTTGCGGTTCTTCGAAAGAGGGACAGGTGCATTATGGCTTCCGTCCGATGACGAGGATGAAACGGACGTGCGTTTAAGCGAAAACGCTCGATCGGTACGGGCTGTCATCGAACGTGATGGGGCCTCGTTTACTTCGGAGTTGGAGCTTGCAACAGGTTTGACGAACCTGAGTGTGAAGGAGAGCCTGCGTGAGCTTGCGGCGGCCGGCGATATTACCAACGACACCATCGATGCGCTCAGGGAGATCATCAGATGGCGGCCAGTCAAGCCAGTCGACACACGCGATGCCACCAGCTGGCTGCCGCCGGAATTCACTCCGTCGGCCAACAGACCGATCACTCAGCGCCGGCCCAATGTGCGCCGTCTTCCAAAATGGTCGCGCCCCGATCGGCCGGGCGCTCCGGGCGCTCCGGGTGCTGCGGGTGCTGCGGGAAGGGGCTGGGCGGGAAGATGGTCACTTGTGCGGAGGGGCGGTAACCTGGGCGCTCAGTTAAACGAAGGGGCGAAAGCGACACGGATTGCGCGACAGTGGCTCGACAGATACGCGATAGTATCGCGTGAGTGTTGGCGTCGAGAGCGGCCGCCGGTCTCGTGGAGGGCGGTTTACCAGGAGCTCAAACGACTTGAATTCAGGGGTGAAGCCAGACGCGGTTACTTCGTGCGGGGGCTCAGCGGGGCACAGTTTGCGACGCCACAGGCCATAGAACTATTGCGGGCAATTGCTGGTGAAGATGCGGATGAAAAACCCTTTGTGGTGATTGCTGTGAGCGATCCCGCGAACGTGTACAACTTTCCGGTGGATATTGTCGATCGGGATCCACTGTCCAGGCCGCGCGGTTCGGGTGCCTTGCTCGTAACTCGAGGGGGCCGCGTGGCGTTATCGGTCGAAGGGCGTGGCCGGCGGGTGGTGATAGCTGAATGGATGCGAAAGGAAGACGTTGATAGCGCCAAGGCGGTACTCGCCGACCACCTGAAGGGCGAGCGGGGCGCGCGCTATCTGATGTTACCGGATATCAGACCGACCTAG
- a CDS encoding S41 family peptidase codes for MSNRTKAAIFALVVLPLLAGGFVNQQRDARDGARLLDQVLTIVQGRFVDSVDAGSLYEKAARGLVHELNDPYSVLLSPKELAQFNASTGGKYGGVGMEIAEIQGYVTVQRVFPHTPAEQAGIIEGDRIIAIDTAANTRGWTTAQVSDALKGRPGSKVSVKFARAGVVEPIPVTFTRANVRIPAVPFAIMLDGKIGYIRLQQFNETATEEVENSIRRLVNEGARGLVLDLRGNGGGYLEQSASIANLFLGKGQEISSVRGRGGERQVFFATQSPVVPNTPLVILTDGRSASASEIVAGALQDHDRAVIVGTTSFGKGLVQTVYPLEGGYALKMTTAKWFTPSGRSIQKDRKLLPDGSFVETLPDSMETDSVRKTRPKFKSDAGRTVYGGGAVTPDLIVQPDTLNASEQKLLTALAPKAQLFRSTLINYAVEHKGKMQPGFVVPRAWREEFYRRLVAGGVKIEKAQFDAGGSEIDRMLGSSVTRISFGDSTAKRRDIADDAQLRRSLELLRRGQTQKDLFVLLTTPTTAAIR; via the coding sequence ATGTCGAATCGCACCAAAGCTGCAATCTTCGCCCTGGTGGTCCTTCCGCTGCTCGCTGGGGGATTTGTCAATCAGCAGCGCGACGCCCGCGACGGCGCACGCCTTCTCGACCAGGTCCTCACTATCGTGCAGGGTCGCTTCGTCGACAGTGTCGACGCCGGATCGCTCTACGAGAAAGCGGCACGTGGTCTCGTTCACGAGCTCAACGATCCCTACTCGGTGCTCCTGTCCCCCAAAGAGCTCGCGCAGTTCAACGCGTCCACCGGGGGTAAATATGGTGGCGTTGGAATGGAGATCGCCGAGATTCAGGGCTATGTCACGGTCCAGCGCGTCTTCCCGCACACGCCTGCCGAGCAGGCAGGGATCATTGAGGGAGATCGTATCATTGCCATTGACACCGCAGCGAACACCCGTGGCTGGACTACGGCACAGGTGTCAGACGCGCTGAAGGGCCGGCCCGGCAGCAAGGTGTCCGTAAAGTTCGCGCGCGCCGGTGTCGTCGAGCCCATTCCGGTGACATTTACCCGGGCGAACGTCCGGATCCCGGCCGTTCCTTTCGCAATCATGCTCGATGGGAAGATCGGTTACATCCGGTTGCAGCAGTTCAACGAGACCGCCACCGAGGAGGTGGAAAACTCGATCCGCCGCCTGGTAAATGAGGGCGCTCGTGGACTGGTTCTCGATCTTCGCGGGAACGGCGGCGGGTACCTCGAACAGTCGGCAAGCATTGCCAACCTTTTTCTCGGCAAAGGCCAGGAGATTTCCAGCGTCCGGGGACGCGGTGGAGAAAGACAGGTTTTCTTTGCCACCCAGTCACCTGTCGTCCCGAACACCCCGCTCGTTATCCTCACCGATGGGCGCTCGGCGTCGGCTTCGGAGATCGTCGCCGGTGCACTTCAGGATCACGACCGGGCAGTCATCGTTGGCACCACATCATTCGGCAAAGGCCTTGTCCAGACGGTCTACCCGCTTGAAGGCGGATACGCACTCAAAATGACGACGGCCAAATGGTTCACACCGAGCGGCCGTTCAATCCAGAAGGACAGAAAGCTCCTTCCGGATGGTTCGTTCGTCGAGACGTTGCCGGATTCCATGGAAACCGATTCCGTGCGCAAGACGCGACCAAAATTCAAATCGGACGCTGGCCGGACAGTTTATGGTGGCGGCGCTGTTACTCCAGACCTCATCGTCCAGCCGGACACGCTTAACGCCAGCGAGCAGAAGCTGCTGACGGCGCTGGCTCCCAAGGCTCAGCTTTTTCGCTCGACACTCATCAACTATGCAGTCGAGCACAAGGGCAAGATGCAGCCGGGATTCGTCGTGCCAAGGGCGTGGAGAGAGGAGTTCTACCGCCGCCTCGTGGCGGGGGGCGTCAAGATCGAGAAGGCGCAGTTCGACGCCGGCGGCTCAGAGATCGATCGCATGCTCGGCTCGAGCGTCACGCGGATCTCGTTCGGCGATTCGACAGCAAAGCGCCGCGACATCGCTGACGACGCGCAGCTTCGTCGCTCACTGGAGCTCCTGCGCCGTGGCCAGACGCAGAAAGACCTGTTCGTTCTTCTTACCACCCCGACCACTGCCGCGATCCGCTGA
- a CDS encoding alpha/beta fold hydrolase encodes MDNSDSRWRKVLMSGGALLGAAAAYNAFARKDIDKLTNLIGGEEGGFEWRGRRIAFTRRGEGPPLLLLHGINATAWSYEWIDNVDHLARGNTVYTIDLLGFGRSDRPAIRYSARLYISLISDFVHQVIGEPCILVASSISGAYAIVLAARDPQRFPALALIAPTGLVRLNKVSGVGGEAGRLAVDAPIVGTAMFNALVSRRNITAYLEKTYADDTIVTKELVDIHYWASHQRGARHAPAAFFTGQLNIDVHNALRRLSQPALLIWGQEGSAAPLEEFRGFRSLKPDFQMSVLSPAGDLPHDERPDDFNVILSTWLNRLSLSSALTPVTLPGTPEALPHT; translated from the coding sequence ATGGACAACAGCGATAGTCGGTGGCGAAAGGTACTCATGTCAGGGGGTGCGCTTCTGGGCGCGGCCGCCGCATACAACGCGTTTGCCCGGAAGGACATCGACAAGCTCACCAACCTCATCGGTGGTGAAGAAGGCGGATTCGAATGGCGCGGCCGGCGCATCGCCTTCACCAGGAGAGGCGAAGGACCTCCCCTTCTTCTGCTGCATGGCATCAATGCGACAGCGTGGTCGTACGAATGGATCGACAACGTCGACCACCTGGCGCGGGGTAACACGGTCTATACGATCGACCTGCTTGGCTTCGGGCGCTCCGACCGCCCTGCGATCCGCTATTCGGCGCGTCTCTACATATCGCTCATCTCCGACTTTGTGCACCAGGTGATAGGCGAACCGTGCATTCTCGTCGCGTCCTCCATTTCCGGTGCGTATGCAATCGTGCTCGCCGCACGCGATCCACAGCGGTTTCCGGCGCTCGCGCTGATCGCGCCGACCGGTCTCGTACGGCTCAATAAAGTGTCGGGGGTTGGGGGCGAAGCGGGACGCCTCGCCGTCGACGCACCAATCGTCGGCACAGCGATGTTCAATGCGCTTGTGTCCCGCCGCAACATTACCGCATATCTCGAGAAGACCTACGCAGACGACACTATCGTCACCAAAGAGCTGGTCGACATCCATTACTGGGCCTCACATCAGCGGGGCGCGCGGCACGCGCCGGCGGCGTTTTTCACCGGGCAACTCAACATCGACGTTCACAATGCACTCCGACGCCTCAGCCAGCCCGCACTGCTGATATGGGGCCAGGAAGGATCAGCCGCGCCGTTGGAGGAGTTTCGCGGCTTCCGCTCGCTCAAGCCCGATTTCCAGATGTCGGTTCTCTCGCCCGCTGGCGACCTGCCACACGATGAGCGACCCGATGACTTTAACGTTATCCTATCCACATGGCTGAATCGCCTGTCACTCTCCTCCGCGCTCACTCCCGTCACGCTCCCTGGAACGCCCGAGGCCTTGCCGCACACGTAA
- a CDS encoding SPFH domain-containing protein, translating into MGGLIFLGVIVFLALLVVTKSFKVVGQAEVMVIERLGRFHRVARSGLNILIPFVELPRTIDVRYFESDVTGVKRVTAGHTSRIDLREQVLNFPSQPVITKDNVTIDIDAVIYYRVADPQKATYSVQNLPYALETLTRTTLRNIVGEMELDQTLGSRDVINKRMREVIEEASIGWGVDVTRVELQSIEPPRDIQQSMELQMRAERERRAAVTNAEAGKRAAILEAEGVRESQVRRAEGEKDAAILRAQGLATARLAMADAEAAAIERIGGALPEGQAAMYLLGMKYLEALPTLAQGKNATIFLPAEAAGVMGAIGGLRELVARAAMPSQKNDEPERPAHEPRKLT; encoded by the coding sequence ATGGGTGGTCTGATCTTTCTTGGAGTCATCGTATTTCTCGCGTTGCTGGTCGTAACAAAGTCCTTCAAGGTCGTCGGGCAGGCGGAGGTAATGGTCATTGAGCGCCTGGGTCGCTTTCATCGCGTCGCGAGATCCGGCCTGAATATCCTCATACCATTTGTCGAGCTTCCCCGCACCATCGATGTGCGCTACTTCGAAAGCGACGTAACAGGCGTCAAGCGGGTCACGGCAGGACATACCTCACGGATCGACCTTCGTGAGCAGGTACTCAATTTCCCCAGCCAGCCGGTAATCACCAAGGACAACGTCACCATCGATATTGACGCTGTCATCTATTACCGCGTCGCCGATCCGCAGAAGGCAACGTATTCAGTACAGAATCTTCCCTATGCGCTGGAAACGCTGACCCGTACGACGCTGCGGAATATCGTGGGGGAGATGGAGCTCGATCAGACCCTCGGCAGCCGCGACGTCATCAACAAGCGGATGCGCGAGGTGATCGAAGAGGCTTCGATTGGCTGGGGGGTGGATGTAACCCGTGTCGAGCTTCAGTCCATCGAGCCGCCCCGGGACATCCAGCAGTCGATGGAGCTCCAGATGCGTGCCGAGCGTGAGCGCCGCGCCGCTGTCACCAATGCGGAGGCCGGCAAGCGTGCTGCAATTCTCGAAGCTGAAGGCGTTCGCGAATCGCAGGTGCGGCGCGCAGAGGGCGAGAAGGACGCGGCAATTCTGCGAGCTCAGGGCCTGGCAACTGCAAGGCTCGCGATGGCTGATGCAGAAGCAGCAGCTATCGAACGAATCGGCGGTGCGTTGCCCGAAGGACAAGCCGCGATGTATCTGCTTGGCATGAAATACCTCGAGGCGCTGCCGACTCTCGCGCAGGGCAAGAACGCGACGATCTTTCTGCCGGCCGAAGCCGCTGGCGTGATGGGCGCCATCGGTGGTCTCCGCGAGCTTGTCGCCCGCGCTGCAATGCCTTCACAGAAGAACGACGAGCCCGAACGTCCTGCGCATGAGCCACGGAAGCTGACTTGA